The genomic window TCCACGTTTACATCCATTGAACGAAGTGCAACTGCAGCAAAGTACTCAAGTAGGCTCGAAAGAGCAGGATATCAAAAAGTGGCAACAAGCTGCGATGTTGAAGTTCAAGGGTTCCATTAAAGGAGTTAAAAGTCGGAAAGAATATGGCATTAAAAGACGCAGATCATTGATTTATGGAGATGATGACTCAAAAATATCACAGATGGAAGAGGTTACCAAATATGACTCTTTGTTGCCCGTCAAAAGGGTTGCCTTCAATTATCAGTCTGATAATGGAATCAATATCCAGATTAATCTCAGTGGTAAAGATGTTTTTGGTGGTATGCATGAGTTATGTGATAAGGGATACATTGATCCCAACAAGGTACCTGATTGGTTATGTGGAGATTATGGTGATAAATCCGGCACTATTAAAAATGGTGAGTTCGTTCCTAATCAAGCAGCTGGGCTTATTTAGTAATATTCTATAGAGTATGTAAATGTTGCATTGCCTTTGACCTCAACTGTGTTTCATTAGGTGGAATTTTGTTCAGAACCTGTTTCAAACCTATCGCATCTTTCTCATATGATGCTAGAGTTATGGCCTCATCGTACGCACTACAGTCAATGTATAAGGAAAGTTTCTCAGCATATGACGCTGAGGAGAGCATCCCTATATATACAGCAGCCTCTTTCTTGTTTGCATACTTGCAAACagctttgaagaaaggtaGATAACCAATAggtgattttttttctttagcaAACGCTAGAAGCTCTTTTAATCTGTGCTCCTTGGCTAGCTGTGTACATTTTAGGaaataatattttctgTCAGAGATTTTGAAGGCATTGACCATCTTCTTTACTTCAGAGTTTTGATTTATTTTGATTAAAGTAGCAAGAGTCTCATCCATAGTTTGTCTATGGAAGCTGATTCCATATCTGTTAGTTAACTCGTTTTGATATGTTGCTAGCTTTTTGGCTCTATCAAGCATACTCCTATCACGTTTCACACTACTATTTGTTGCCAGTTTTCCATAAAGTTCCGACGCTTGATCTAGTAATGCGACTGTCTCTTGGCCCTCGACAGTACCATGGTCCCATAGAAGCCTAGCAAGAGTTAGATAGTCATCTGTCTGTCTGAGGTAATCGTATAGAAGTGAAAAATCATGTCTCTGAAAGTATTGgtatatattgttttctttcatcgTGATCATCAATGTTTTTGTAAATTGAACATTGgacatttttcttttggagTATAGTAATAAGTATAATATTAGCGGGATACTCATACTCTGAGTTGCTTCTTGAAGAGCCAAATCAATTTCATCCATCTTGAGAAGTAGATCTATCTTAGGTAGAACGTCTTTGTCATCCATAACAAGTTTCCTTGCCAAAGAATGACGTCCATCTAAGAATGCGACATTGGCTGTATTTGACAAATGCAAACGCGTATCTAAAGAAGTTGCCCTATCGGTCATTATTTGATATAATTCGTCGTCACTTGAATCAGATGATGTCAGTATCAACCCCTTAGCCCACTCTTCAAATATAGCCGGTATCAGTTCAGGATATTTTAAAAACTTGACAATCTCAAGACTCTCGTATATTTTGCGGATATCAATTAGcttttttataatattctCTAGTCCAATGGCTAGGAACATTCTTAAGGTAAGGTGTATTCCgatacttttcaaaaagttaAGCACTCTAAGATAACTGCATGTTTTTGCAAAATGATCTGCATCAAATTCAGTAGAGGATAAGGAGTCTTTACCAAAAGACGCAGCAGCCAATAACCTTTTTTGCCATAAAGGATCCAATTCATCGTAAACCGCCGATACACACTCATCTACTGCCTTCTTAACGTTTATAATTTTGAGATTTTCAATGGCTTTTGGAGAGTTCTGTTCGTTGTGTAGCAAGTTCAGTGAATCTAGCAATATAGCACCAGGAGATGTCGAACCAATACTAAAGATATTAGAGGTACATGTTGGAACCTTAGATATGAACTCGATCTGATCATCTGTTGCAATTTTCAAGCCATTGCTGGTCGATTGTAAAAGAACAATGTTAtttgaaaaccaaaacGAAGCGTATTCTGTTTTAGATCCAATTAATCGTACTTCTTCGTCACCAAAAACGCAACATACTAAATCATCTCCACACCATGCAATTGATTTAGGAAGCTCGTCAAGATTGGCACTTATTAAAGGTTTATTCAAATTGTCATCAAACACCACTAGAGTGTCAAGTTTCCCATTTACCAAGCAAATATATCCATTCTCAGATATACATCCCTTATACCATCCAGTCCATCCTTCAAATTCAAGTAGGTTTGACGTTTCCAAGTTACAAACCAGCACTTTCCCTGAAGAATCTAATACCACAATTTTGGATTTATTGGCAAACCAATGGTCTTTCAGTAGAAGAGAAATGTTTAGGTTGGGGAAAACCGGTTGGTTGAGGAAAATCTGATGCATATGGAACTCAGTAGTCATAGCTATACCATTTTTATAGTCCCAAATTGACAATGGTAATCTATCTTTACCCATAATTGTATGATCTTTGTACTCCTGCGTAATAAAGGAAGAGTATACCCTGACCCTGTCTTTCATTACAACCACAAGATGATCATCTTCTAAAACACTTTTAAGGTGCGTTGAGGGAAGATTCTCGTGATTCACGGATATCAGTAATTCCTCACTGTAAGTGTAAACCGACGTATTGCTTGGCCCAACGGTAAGATATGTCGATATGCCTAAAGAGgatgttttgtttttaacTGATTGTAGAGGCTGTGACCTATAGAAAACGGACTGAAGCCGTTCCCAACTCAAGGAAGAGCTTAGATCCATTATTCTAAATTCAAACGGGTGGTTGATTGTTTCAGTAGATAGTTCTTCTGTTTAACTTTTCAATAGTTATTTaccttttatatatattgaagGGTAGgaatatcaatattatattatatatattgtaaaGTTTAGTCGAAATTTAACTTTAAGATATTCGAAGCACTTAGGAACAAAGCGACTTATAGAGTTAACTTTGAAGTTGTATCAAGATAATGCCGATTATACAATTAACAGTAAGTCATGGACGAAGTATCGTTGGTTAGTGGTACTGGCGATGTGCGTGTGGTGAAAAGGGAAATTGCTATGCAATCTGAGACCTTGAAGAGAATGTTAGAGTCGTCTTTCTTGGAATCACAAGGAACTATAAAGCTTGCAGAATTTGATACCAAGATATTAGATAAAGTGATTGAGTATATGGAATATGCATACAAATATAAGGACGCCGATGAGGATATTGAGGTGCCAGAGTTCGAGGTATCGCCGGAGATATCATTAGACTTGCTATTGGCGGCCGACTATTTAGGAATATGATacgatatatataataagaAAGATTGGAAATGGATAATGTATTGTATCAAATGTATGTGGAAGTTGACCTTCATGGAAGTTTTATAAAGTTCACCCTTTTCGTCTTTGCTTTAGTGGACATTACTGGACAATAAGGACACTTAAAATTGCACGTTCCGTTTTTGCTTAGTTTGTCCAGACTCTTCTTCGAAAGAATATGATGGCAAGGTAGAGAATAAGGGGGATTGTCTTTGGTAGtttcttccttcaagaCTGGACAGATGAATATAGGATGGTAGTTCGATAGGAACGATGGAAGTTTGACTTGGAACGGTAATTCATCTGCAGTGGACCAATCTACATGGGACACTTTTCGTATAGCTTCGTATTTTGTGAAAACTTGGAACCCAATAACACCGCTTAGAACGACCAAGAAGAGTGCAGAGTGTAGTGGTAGTCTGTTTCTTAGACAGTATTGTTTAGAGAAACACTCTACGCAGATTTCAAGATAGTTGTGAACCTTATTCGAAGATATGGTGTCGCCAATAATGATTTTGGCCAACAAAGCAGACACGGGCTTTGCCATGCGAAGATGCGAAGATTTACTGACTGTTGGAGCCAAATTCTTCTGGATATATGAATAACAGTCCATAGGTTTGTTTTCAGAAAGTAATGACATAGCATGTAGATAATGTAATTGGAAATTGAGCATCTCTAGGCCGTTCTCTTGGCACCATCTGATGCAGGAGTTCAAGGATCCCGAACGCATCTCCTTGATTATTATTGCCATCTCTATATAATCAGCCGCAATATTCCTTGGGATGTTGTACGCAGAGTTCAAATAGCTTAACATTTCTTCTGGCGAATCCCCATTAGCCGATGTTGTGTAGTACCTTGCaatatgtgtgtatattgCCCTATCTAGGTACTGTAACCTTTGAGGATTAATTCGATTCACGTAGACCGAATCCAACTGAAATTCGTTCAATGGCTTAACGCAcgtttttgaaaacttcTTGTAAGTGCTTATGGAAGAACTTAAcgatttcttcatcgaaGAATCCCAATGCTTATGAGTTTTCGAGAGTTTTTCCTTGATAATTTGTCTTTTCTGTGGACTTGAACCATGTTTTATCAAGTGGgctttcaacttcttcaactggATCTTAAAATCATGTACTTCTTCGACGCATTTTCCCAAATGTGTCACTCTATCTTCAGGATCAGCGTACAACTTTGATTGAACCCACTGCTGGTCCAAATTCTCTAATAGCGTTGACATTTTCACAAATCAACCTGGTATGTTTTGTATTGGGGAATGGTCAGATACTTTTGCGTAACTTTGGATCCCACTTAGATTCCTAGTTACCTTGATTTCGGTATATGGTAAAGGAGAATCTCTTCTAATTCGAGTAAGGGGTTGctgcgttgcgttgcgttaACATGCGACCTAAGGCCTAAGGCCTAAATCACCgaacaaaacaagaaaattaaaaaaaaaaaaaaaaatttggCAGGATATTCCGTctatatcacgtgatcgctctttctcttccagAGGAGATATCAAAGTTgggtgtgtgggtgttAATGGTCCGGGTAAGTATTGTTCTATCTCTTACCACGTGACAAACATCTTACGAGATGCGCTGCAAACCTATTCCCACTCACCTCACGGCCGCAGACGTTGCACTCAATATACACGGCCGAGTCCGCTTGTTTGGGCTTGCCATGAATATCGTATGTGCCTGATGGATCGTAATGGTAGGGCTTTGCATCGGGGAACTGCTGCTTGATAAGTTTCTGCTTGACCGTTTGGCGAGAAACAATATCTTGAATAATTGAGGTGATAAGGTTGTGGTATATCGAATTGGCTACTGAGTCTGTGGTCAATGATGCGGTCATTCTGTTGATGCGATATCTTGGTCCAATGTATGGGGCCTTTGgtgtttttcctttgttcTATGCAGCACATATGTGTATGCGATGCGGAAACTTTTAGGTATATAATATCATTTCACTGATCTGGGTTGATTCATCTGCGATTTTGTTTAAGAAAAACTGGATGGAAACTGACACAtgaatataataaataataatagaaaCAACACATACATTAAGTGGACGTTGCCTGCAGAGCATACGGTGGCCCGAACCCTTGCTTGCTTAGTAGTATGAGTAGATAGATCGCTGATCCTTGTTAATTAAATAAATAGTCGAATAAATATTAGGATATAAATATAGATGATGTGAATATATAGGATGATATGCCGGCAGGAtgaattaaaataaaataaaatgcATCGGCAAGAGATACTGGTTTCACAATTTCGCGTTCAATGCATCATCTTTTCTTGGTGATAGGCTGAGAGCCTCCTTTCTGATGTTACTGGCAAGTCCCTTGTCGACTTTGGCAAACATGGCGAATACACGGTCTTGAATTTCTGGGCAGGCGCCTGCGACGTGCACAGCGATGTTGTGAGCCAAAGCCTTTTGCTGGCCTGGTTGTTTACTCAAGACCTTGTTGTATAGATCTCTTGCCTGGACAAAGTCGATGTCACCTGGGGAAGTAGCCCAGTGAACTGGGGTTGCTGGACCGGACCATACCTCTTGGTGCTGTTGAATTGGCTTTGATTGTTGGATAAACTGGTATTTCTTCGAGCTTGACAAATAGTTTGGTTCTTTGCCAAGGTTACCATTGACGTTCATTGGGCCATCTCTGATGGCGGGGTTGAAGACCTTTGAGGCGTATGGACAGTTGACGGGTATTTGGGAGTAATTGGGTCCCAATCTGTAACGGTGGGCGTCAGGGTAGGAAAATAGACGTGCTTGCAACACAGGGTCTGCGGAGGGTTCTTGGTATGGTACAGTGTGGGAAGGAGAGAATGCGGCTTGCTCCACTTGTGCAAAGTAATTTTCTGGGTTTTCGTTCAACACCATCTTCCCGACCCTACGCAATGGGAACTGGTCGTGAGGCCACACCTTGGTTAAATCGAACACCGAGAATGGTAATTTCTGTGCTTCAGCTTCGGTCATAGTTTGGATGTACAAAGTCCAAGAGGGGTAATTTCCCTTGGCGATATTTTCAAAGAGATCCTGCTGACAATAATCTGGGTTTTTCCCGGCAAGCTCTATGGCTTCCTCGTTGGTCAAGTTTTTGATACCTTGGTCGGTTTTCAAATGCACTTGCACGTAGCGCCATTCGCCCTTCTTGTTGGACCACTTGTAAGTGTGGCCCGAGTAACTGTTCATGTGACGGTACGAGGCTGGAGTACCACGGTCTGAGAACAAGATCATCAACTGGTGGATCGCAACCTGGTTTTCTTCAGTGGTCAAAAAGTCCCAGAACATGTCGGCATCTTTCATGTTAGTTTCTGGGTTCCTCTTCTGGGTGTGGATGAAGTGTGGGAACTTAGAGGGGTCCCTGATGAAGAACACCGgggtgttgttgttgaccCAGTCCACATTCCCTTCTTCTGTGTAGAACTTGATAGCGAACCCTCTTGGGTCACGTGCCGTATCAGCCGAACCCTTTTCCCCACCAACGGTGCTGAATCTGACAAGGCACCTGGTGCGCTTGCCGATGCCGTCGAACATGGCAGACCCACACACGTCCGTGATGTCGTCGGTGATCTCTAGGTACCCAAAGGCCCCAGATCCGTGCGCATGTGGATTACGCTCTGGAATACGCTCTCTGTTGAAATGAGCTAAGGAATCGATCAAGTTGAAATCCTGCAACAAAAGAGGGCCGTGCTGGCCCACTCGTTGTGTCGCAAATGGTTCATTAATAGGAGCACCTTGTGAATTGGTGACCACACGGTCTTTTCTGACGTCTGAACTGTTTGTTGGATGGCCCATCTTTCTAGTTACTATATGGCTTGCAACCTGGGGTATTATTTCCTAAGGTAAACTAAATCTCAATGGTTTACGAAAAGCGTACTACTAAAATACATAGGCATATGCAAACACACACCAATGGATCCCCATATGgatgtacatatatacatatatatatatactcgTAAGCCTAATATGTTCGTAGTCATATCGAAAGGAAATGCCAAACCTGGAGTTTGGCGAAGTTTTCGGCCTATTGGCCGTTCTCCAATATCTATGGACAAAAGACGTGCTTTGGCCATCGATTGCGGGCATACATCTCCACGGTGCGACTCTGTGACTCTGCAAGGAATAGCAGACCGGAAATAGCGGACTATGGAAGTTTCCTAGCACATCTCCGCTTGGAACTACCACTCTACCACCTTTGCTCGCTTATCGTGACGGTCCGTCAgttttttcagttttttcCAGTGATAAGGGGAGCGCACTGCTGTTTGCGGTATATGGGGCCGACCGGCTCCAGCCCGAGCGGAGAGAGggaaaaattaaaaaaacaaaaaaaaaaatatattaaaaaaaaaaaaaatgtagTATTTTCGTGTCACGTGTATGGTCGGGTAATATTGTTAGCGCTTCCTTCACCATGCTGTGTCGTCTTGTACCGTTCACTGGCCACTCGCTTGCACCTATATCTATCTGTACATGTCGCCCCGACGATAGTGTGAGGGCCTGCAGTGCTCATCGTAGAAGCTTAGTAGGCATACttacttatatatatatatatatatatatatatgtgtgtgtgtgtatgtgcCACCATAAATATACTAACCTGACGCGTTGAttgtgtcacgtgacttgaATTCCAGCCAGCACTCGTCGCGGATCGGTCTCGTGGTGTATGTGTCTGCCATGCGCATCATGTCGAGGTCCGTGGTCGAGCGGCTTGGTGCAGTGCCCATAAGCACATTCGCATCGTCGCCCTTGTACACATTGCGGCACCACTCGGGCGAAATTTTGGTCTCGTACCTCGAGTACATCTGCGCGATGCAATACTTCATCTCGATCAGCGCCAGGTGCATGCCAAGACACATCCTGTTGCCCTGCCCAAATGTGAACATAGAGTTGTTCATCCTTTTAAGTCTACGCTCGTACTCCTGGGCACTTTCATTATTCTCAACGTCCTGTAACCATCTTTCCGGTCTGAATTGTGCGGTATGGCTGCCGAACGTATTTTCCAACTGGTGCAAGGACCATGGCTGGCACGACACTATCGTGCCAGGTGGGATGGGCACGCGAGTGTGAGTGCTGTCATGTAATACAGCAGCAAATTTGGCTTCCTCAGGCACGTATCGAGGCTCGCTGCCTGGAATTGCAGAATGGATGCGACATGCCTCTTGAACAACACTATGTAAGATGGGCAACTGGTCTAGTTCTTGTAAGTCCGTAATGCCACTACATTCCTCGTGGAGTTTCTGCTGCCAGTGCTGGTTACAAGGTCTTGAGAGCTCCCAGCAGATGTAGGTCAACGTGATGCCCGTTGTTTCGTGGCCCGCAGCAATGTGGTCTGCGATCTCACTGGCAATCTCGTTCAAATTGTGCTTTGGTTTGGTCTGCATCTCTTGGAACATGGTCTGCAACACATTTGAAACGGGTGCTGGGCCCTGGTACAACTGTTTGCTCTTGAGCGCCTGCTGGAATCTCGAGTATATCCATTGCTGCGCCCTGCTCGATTTCTTTCCGATCCCGTAAATTCTGGCAACGATATTCCACAGTTGTGGAGCCAGCGTGGTATAAAACCACATGCTGCTGCTTTCCTGGAACCCTTCAAACAATTCCGTTGGATTGCGTTCCAGACTGCTCTCCTGTGAAATATCTTCTGGCGCTTTCTCTGTAGAGCTCAGACCCGCTGCACCAGCATTAATCTTACTGACGAAATTGGTACTGAATTGTCCACCATACTCGAATCCCGACACAACGTCCATTGCCAGAGCGAGGAACATCGGATACACGTTTACCGGGTGTTGCAAACGCGCATCTAGGGGTGCCCACAATTGTTCcactttttgtttgatgTAGTCACCACTTTGAAGGACGTTGGTTTTCGAATAAACCTTGGCAAtattcctcttcttctcgaGATGTACCTGAGAATCGCCTGTGCTGAACAAATTCTTGCTTCCGAAGTTGCCAAACTGAGCGTAGAATCCAATTCCGTTGCTCTTGAACTCCTTAGGGAAGTTGCCCATGTATATCTGTTTCATGTACTCTAGCGAATTGAAGGCCACTTCGTTGGGACCGATTTGAACCACATCTCCATACTTCTCgtgaagtttttgaaggtACACGTTACGGGACTCGGTTCTGGCCTTGTTGAGGATGAACCATTTTGACAGCTTGAGATGGAGCGGGCCCGGAAGCTTGCTGAGCGGACTGAAGAACAAAGGATGGATCACGAAGTAGTGCAGAAGCACTATTATCACTACTGTTACTGTTACAAACATCTTCTAGACTCCTTTGTTGATGGAGTTCGTCGACCCTTATCAATTGATACTCTAGTAACCCTTCCAAACACGGCGCTCTcccttatatatatatatatatatactctctccctctctcttctctctcttatCGGACTTATCACACTTATCAGATGTCGTTCTAATCATAATGACTCAATATTATATGTGTATAAAATTTTAAACGGTAAAAACGGCATGCATATATGGTgtgagaagagaaggagagTCCTTCTCTCTTAGGCCTCCGAATGGTTCACGACCAAGATCTATATCTAGTGTTTCTAGTGActgtttttcttggtgGGAGGCTGGACGGCTTCCTCGCATAACGTCACATCGGTGTATAAGAAGGACACTAACGGGTCCTCGGTGACTCTGGTAAACCAGGCCATCAACTCGGGGTGGGCTTCGCGCCATTCGCGTCCTAGCAAGAACTGGAACACCCGCGTGAAGATCATCGCACTCAAATAGTCGCCGAGCGTAGCATACTCGTCGTTCACAAGGTACTTGTGGTCCTTCAAACGCAGCTCATAGTCTTGCACGATTTTCTCCAAGTCTTCGTAGGCTGCatccaccttcttcttgttgtaagGCTCCTTCCCAGTCAACCCAAAGTTCGCCCGCGTGAAC from Kluyveromyces marxianus DMKU3-1042 DNA, complete genome, chromosome 6 includes these protein-coding regions:
- the VPS16 gene encoding tethering complex subunit VPS16 — encoded protein: MDLSSSLSWERLQSVFYRSQPLQSVKNKTSSLGISTYLTVGPSNTSVYTYSEELLISVNHENLPSTHLKSVLEDDHLVVVMKDRVRVYSSFITQEYKDHTIMGKDRLPLSIWDYKNGIAMTTEFHMHQIFLNQPVFPNLNISLLLKDHWFANKSKIVVLDSSGKVLVCNLETSNLLEFEGWTGWYKGCISENGYICLVNGKLDTLVVFDDNLNKPLISANLDELPKSIAWCGDDLVCCVFGDEEVRLIGSKTEYASFWFSNNIVLLQSTSNGLKIATDDQIEFISKVPTCTSNIFSIGSTSPGAILLDSLNLLHNEQNSPKAIENLKIINVKKAVDECVSAVYDELDPLWQKRLLAAASFGKDSLSSTEFDADHFAKTCSYLRVLNFLKSIGIHLTLRMFLAIGLENIIKKLIDIRKIYESLEIVKFLKYPELIPAIFEEWAKGLILTSSDSSDDELYQIMTDRATSLDTRLHLSNTANVAFLDGRHSLARKLVMDDKDVLPKIDLLLKMDEIDLALQEATQSMSIPLILYLLLYSKRKMSNVQFTKTLMITMKENNIYQYFQRHDFSLLYDYLRQTDDYLTLARLLWDHGTVEGQETVALLDQASELYGKLATNSSVKRDRSMLDRAKKLATYQNELTNRYGISFHRQTMDETLATLIKINQNSEVKKMVNAFKISDRKYYFLKCTQLAKEHRLKELLAFAKEKKSPIGYLPFFKAVCKYANKKEAAVYIGMLSSASYAEKLSLYIDCSAYDEAITLASYEKDAIGLKQVLNKIPPNETQLRSKAMQHLHTL
- the ELC1 gene encoding elongin C, encoding MDEVSLVSGTGDVRVVKREIAMQSETLKRMLESSFLESQGTIKLAEFDTKILDKVIEYMEYAYKYKDADEDIEVPEFEVSPEISLDLLLAADYLGI
- the RMD5 gene encoding ubiquitin-protein ligase RMD5, with amino-acid sequence MSTLLENLDQQWVQSKLYADPEDRVTHLGKCVEEVHDFKIQLKKLKAHLIKHGSSPQKRQIIKEKLSKTHKHWDSSMKKSLSSSISTYKKFSKTCVKPLNEFQLDSVYVNRINPQRLQYLDRAIYTHIARYYTTSANGDSPEEMLSYLNSAYNIPRNIAADYIEMAIIIKEMRSGSLNSCIRWCQENGLEMLNFQLHYLHAMSLLSENKPMDCYSYIQKNLAPTVSKSSHLRMAKPVSALLAKIIIGDTISSNKVHNYLEICVECFSKQYCLRNRLPLHSALFLVVLSGVIGFQVFTKYEAIRKVSHVDWSTADELPFQVKLPSFLSNYHPIFICPVLKEETTKDNPPYSLPCHHILSKKSLDKLSKNGTCNFKCPYCPVMSTKAKTKRVNFIKLP
- the SGF11 gene encoding SAGA histone acetyltransferase complex subunit SGF11 → MTASLTTDSVANSIYHNLITSIIQDIVSRQTVKQKLIKQQFPDAKPYHYDPSGTYDIHGKPKQADSAVYIECNVCGREVSGNRFAAHLVRCLSRGKR
- the CTA1 gene encoding catalase A — its product is MGHPTNSSDVRKDRVVTNSQGAPINEPFATQRVGQHGPLLLQDFNLIDSLAHFNRERIPERNPHAHGSGAFGYLEITDDITDVCGSAMFDGIGKRTRCLVRFSTVGGEKGSADTARDPRGFAIKFYTEEGNVDWVNNNTPVFFIRDPSKFPHFIHTQKRNPETNMKDADMFWDFLTTEENQVAIHQLMILFSDRGTPASYRHMNSYSGHTYKWSNKKGEWRYVQVHLKTDQGIKNLTNEEAIELAGKNPDYCQQDLFENIAKGNYPSWTLYIQTMTEAEAQKLPFSVFDLTKVWPHDQFPLRRVGKMVLNENPENYFAQVEQAAFSPSHTVPYQEPSADPVLQARLFSYPDAHRYRLGPNYSQIPVNCPYASKVFNPAIRDGPMNVNGNLGKEPNYLSSSKKYQFIQQSKPIQQHQEVWSGPATPVHWATSPGDIDFVQARDLYNKVLSKQPGQQKALAHNIAVHVAGACPEIQDRVFAMFAKVDKGLASNIRKEALSLSPRKDDALNAKL
- the PDAT9 gene encoding pisatin demethylase produces the protein MFVTVTVVIIVLLHYFVIHPLFFSPLSKLPGPLHLKLSKWFILNKARTESRNVYLQKLHEKYGDVVQIGPNEVAFNSLEYMKQIYMGNFPKEFKSNGIGFYAQFGNFGSKNLFSTGDSQVHLEKKRNIAKVYSKTNVLQSGDYIKQKVEQLWAPLDARLQHPVNVYPMFLALAMDVVSGFEYGGQFSTNFVSKINAGAAGLSSTEKAPEDISQESSLERNPTELFEGFQESSSMWFYTTLAPQLWNIVARIYGIGKKSSRAQQWIYSRFQQALKSKQLYQGPAPVSNVLQTMFQEMQTKPKHNLNEIASEIADHIAAGHETTGITLTYICWELSRPCNQHWQQKLHEECSGITDLQELDQLPILHSVVQEACRIHSAIPGSEPRYVPEEAKFAAVLHDSTHTRVPIPPGTIVSCQPWSLHQLENTFGSHTAQFRPERWLQDVENNESAQEYERRLKRMNNSMFTFGQGNRMCLGMHLALIEMKYCIAQMYSRYETKISPEWCRNVYKGDDANVLMGTAPSRSTTDLDMMRMADTYTTRPIRDECWLEFKSRDTINASG
- the CAM1 gene encoding translation elongation factor EF1B gamma, with amino-acid sequence MSQGTLYANFRIRTWLPRALVKSLKLDVKVLEPEKNEEEWARLFPLKLVPCFVGPDGFKLTEQLAILRYLVSLSDDESEKSRLLGKDFVERAKVLQWMSLANMDLCVTFTRANFGLTGKEPYNKKKVDAAYEDLEKIVQDYELRLKDHKYLVNDEYATLGDYLSAMIFTRVFQFLLGREWREAHPELMAWFTRVTEDPLVSFLYTDVTLCEEAVQPPTKKNSH